A section of the Ovis canadensis isolate MfBH-ARS-UI-01 breed Bighorn chromosome 1, ARS-UI_OviCan_v2, whole genome shotgun sequence genome encodes:
- the CSF3R gene encoding granulocyte colony-stimulating factor receptor isoform X3, with product MVGLGAWSLVGAALIILLLPRSLEQCGHILLSAPTVRLGDQVTATCIITQNCSHLGTEWRIVWKLEPELHPRERQRHLPNGTLQSTITLPHVSHSRVLLSCCLHWGNSLQILDQAELQAGYPPTAPHNLSCLMNLTTNSLICQWEPGPDTHLSTSFTLKSFKSQDKCQTQKDSIPDCVPEDGQSHCAIPRKHLQLYQNMSIWVQARNALGTSISPKLCLAPMDVVKLEPPTLWALEPSPAVAPPQPGCLRLRWETWKPSLYIEQKCELRHQPRLGEAGWDLVSGLPARTPQYELCGLLPSTAYTLQMRCTRWRLPGHWSEWSPSLELTTAQRAPIVRLDTWWRQRQLDPQTVAVQLFWKPIALEEDSRQIQGYLVSWRPSDQAGAEPILCDTTELNCTFQLPSEAREMRNLRLRCCLTQGHPACPPLGRLHTTARDPHSLWVGWEPPRPQPQGYVIEWGLSPPSPNGSPMTWRMEHNGSIAGTLLQENIRPFQLYEITVTPLYQDTKGPSQHIYAYSQEMAPSHGPELHLRHIGKTWAQLEWVPEAPELGKSPLTHYTIFWTNTQDQSFSTVLNASTHSFVLHGLEPSSLYHVQLVAASQAWTANSTSLTLMTLTLEESELHILLGLFGLLVLLICLCGAAQFCCRPSRKYSLWPSVPDPARSSLGSWVPTITAEDIFQLPSLQDPGMPPITKIMVLEEEEKKPRPCESSDSSGTGSLSTLVQAYVLQGDPRVPSTQPPPQSGNSDQVLYVQVLGSPTGPGPGHYLRCDSTQPLLEGLTPSPKSYENVWFQTSPLGAPEPLVPHPEDDSIFEPLLDFPLLQGLRVSGAEGLGGF from the exons ATGGTGGGGctgggagcctggagcctggtgggagctGCTCTGATCATCCTGCTGCTCCCCAGAA GCCTGGAGCAGTGTGGGCATATCCTCCTCTCAGCCCCCACCGTCCGCCTGGGAGATCAAGTCACGGCCACCTGCATCATCACCCAGAACTGCAGCCACCTGGGCACCGAATGGCGGATTGTATGGAAACTGGAACCGGAGCTTCATCCCAGGGAGAGGCAGCGGCACCTGCCGAATGGGACCCTGCAGTCCACCATCACCTTGCCCCATGTCAGCCACTCTCGGGTCCTGCTCTCCTGCTGCCTGCACTGGGGCAACAGCCTCCAGATCCTGGACCAGGCTGAGCTGCAGGCGGGCT ACCCTCCCACTGCACCCCACAACCTATCCTGCCTCATGAACCTCACAACCAACAGCCTCATCTGCCAGTGGGAGCCAGGCCCTGACACCCACCTGTCCACAAGCTTCACCCTGAAGAGCTTCAA GAGCCAGGACAAATGCCAGACGCAGAAGGATTCCATCCCTGACTGCGTGCCGGAGGACGGGCAGAGCCACTGCGCCATCCCCCGCAAACACCTGCAGCTGTACCAGAACATGAGCATCTGGGTGCAGGCCAGGAACGCGCTGGGGACCAGCATTTCCCCGAAGCTCTGCCTTGCTCCCATGGACGTTG TGAAACTGGAGCCCCCCACACTGTGGGCCCTGGAGCCCAGCCCTGCGgtggccccaccccagccaggctGCCTGAGGCTGCGCTGGGAGACCTGGAAGCCAAGCCTGTACATAGAACAGAAGTGTGAGCTGCGCCACCAGCCTCGGCTTGGAGAAGCCGGCTGGGACCTG GTGAGCGGCCTGCCTGCCAGGACCCCCCAGTATGAACTCTGCGGGCTCCTCCCATCCACAGCCTACACCCTGCAAATGCGCTGTACCCGCTGGCGCCTGCCCGGCCACTGGAGCGAATGGAGCCCCAGCCTGGAGCTGACCACTGCACAACGGG CCCCCATCGTCAGACTGGACACGTGGTGGCGACAGAGGCAGCTGGACCCCCAGACGGTGGCCGTGCAGCTGTTCTGGAAG CCAATAGCCCTGGAAGAAGACAGCAGGCAGATCCAAGGTTACCTGGTTTCCTGGAGACCCTCAGACCAGGCTGGGGCAGAGCCAATCCTCTGTGACACCACGGAGCTGAACTGTACCTTCCAACTGCCTTCAGAAGCCCGGGAG atgaggaatctgaggctcagatgttgtcttacccaaggtcacccagctt GCCcacccctgggcagactccacaCCACCGCTCGAGACCCTCATAGCCTCTGGGTGGGCTGGGAGCCCCCCCGTCCTCAACCTCAGGGCTATGTGATTGAGTGGGGCCTCAGTCCCCCCAGCCCCAACGGCAGTCCTATGACCTGGAGGATGGAGCACAACGGAAGCATTGCAGGAACCTTGCTGCAGG AGAACATCAGGCCCTTTCAGCTCTACGAGATCACTGTGACCCCCCTGTACCAGGACACCAAGGGACCCTCCCAGCACATCTATGCCTACTCCCAAGAGATGG CCCCCTCCCACGGCCCAGAGTTGCATCTCAGGCACATTGGCAAGACGTGGGCCCAGCTGGAGTGGGTGCCCGAGGCCCCTGAGCTGGGGAAGAGCCCCCTTACCCACTACACCATCTTCTGGACCAACACTCAGGACCAGTCTTTCT CCACTGTCCTGAATGCCTCCACCCATAGCTTTGTCCTCCATGGCCTGGAGCCTTCCAGCTTGTACCATGTTCAACTCGTGGCCGCCAGCCAGGCGTGGACCGCCAACAGTACAAGCCTCACCCTGATGACCTTGACTCTAG AGGAGTCTGAGCTGCACATCCTCCTGGGCCTGTTTGGCCTCCTGGTCTTGCTCATCTGCCTCTGTGGGGCTGCCCAGTTCTGCTGCAGACCCAG CAGGAAGTACTCCCTCTGGCCGAGTGTCCCAGACCCAGCCCGCAGCAGTCTGGGTTCCTGGGTGCCAACCATCACGGCagag GATATCTTTCAGCTGCCCAGCCTTCAGGACCCCGGCATGCCACCCATCACCAAGATCATGGtgctggaggaggaagagaagaagccACGGCCCTGCGAGTCCAGTGACAGCTCAGGGACCGGTAGCCTCTCCACCCTTGTCCAGGCCTATGTGCTCCAGGGGGACCCAAGAGTACCTTCCACTCAGCCTCCGCCCCAGTCTGGCAACAGCGACCAGGTGCTTTATGTGCAGGTGCTAGGCAGCCCCACAGGCCCAGGGCCTGGGCACTACCTCCGCTGCGACTCAACTCAGCCCCTCTTGGAGGGCCTCACCCCCAGTCCCAAGTCCTACGAGAACGTCTGGTTCCAGACCAGCCCCCTGGGGGCCCCAGAGCCCCTAGTCCCACATCCGGAGGATGACAGTATCTTTGAGCCTCTGCTTGACTTTCCTCTACTACAAGGACTCCGGGTCAGTGGGGCGGAGGGTCTTGGGGGCTTCTAG
- the CSF3R gene encoding granulocyte colony-stimulating factor receptor isoform X7: MVGLGAWSLVGAALIILLLPRSLEQCGHILLSAPTVRLGDQVTATCIITQNCSHLGTEWRIVWKLEPELHPRERQRHLPNGTLQSTITLPHVSHSRVLLSCCLHWGNSLQILDQAELQAGYPPTAPHNLSCLMNLTTNSLICQWEPGPDTHLSTSFTLKSFKSQDKCQTQKDSIPDCVPEDGQSHCAIPRKHLQLYQNMSIWVQARNALGTSISPKLCLAPMDVVKLEPPTLWALEPSPAVAPPQPGCLRLRWETWKPSLYIEQKCELRHQPRLGEAGWDLVSGLPARTPQYELCGLLPSTAYTLQMRCTRWRLPDQAGAEPILCDTTELNCTFQLPSEAREMRNLRLRCCLTQGHPACPPLGRLHTTARDPHSLWVGWEPPRPQPQGYVIEWGLSPPSPNGSPMTWRMEHNGSIAGTLLQENIRPFQLYEITVTPLYQDTKGPSQHIYAYSQEMAPSHGPELHLRHIGKTWAQLEWVPEAPELGKSPLTHYTIFWTNTQDQSFSTVLNASTHSFVLHGLEPSSLYHVQLVAASQAWTANSTSLTLMTLTLEESELHILLGLFGLLVLLICLCGAAQFCCRPSRKYSLWPSVPDPARSSLGSWVPTITAEDIFQLPSLQDPGMPPITKIMVLEEEEKKPRPCESSDSSGTGSLSTLVQAYVLQGDPRVPSTQPPPQSGNSDQVLYVQVLGSPTGPGPGHYLRCDSTQPLLEGLTPSPKSYENVWFQTSPLGAPEPLVPHPEDDSIFEPLLDFPLLQGLRVSGAEGLGGF, from the exons ATGGTGGGGctgggagcctggagcctggtgggagctGCTCTGATCATCCTGCTGCTCCCCAGAA GCCTGGAGCAGTGTGGGCATATCCTCCTCTCAGCCCCCACCGTCCGCCTGGGAGATCAAGTCACGGCCACCTGCATCATCACCCAGAACTGCAGCCACCTGGGCACCGAATGGCGGATTGTATGGAAACTGGAACCGGAGCTTCATCCCAGGGAGAGGCAGCGGCACCTGCCGAATGGGACCCTGCAGTCCACCATCACCTTGCCCCATGTCAGCCACTCTCGGGTCCTGCTCTCCTGCTGCCTGCACTGGGGCAACAGCCTCCAGATCCTGGACCAGGCTGAGCTGCAGGCGGGCT ACCCTCCCACTGCACCCCACAACCTATCCTGCCTCATGAACCTCACAACCAACAGCCTCATCTGCCAGTGGGAGCCAGGCCCTGACACCCACCTGTCCACAAGCTTCACCCTGAAGAGCTTCAA GAGCCAGGACAAATGCCAGACGCAGAAGGATTCCATCCCTGACTGCGTGCCGGAGGACGGGCAGAGCCACTGCGCCATCCCCCGCAAACACCTGCAGCTGTACCAGAACATGAGCATCTGGGTGCAGGCCAGGAACGCGCTGGGGACCAGCATTTCCCCGAAGCTCTGCCTTGCTCCCATGGACGTTG TGAAACTGGAGCCCCCCACACTGTGGGCCCTGGAGCCCAGCCCTGCGgtggccccaccccagccaggctGCCTGAGGCTGCGCTGGGAGACCTGGAAGCCAAGCCTGTACATAGAACAGAAGTGTGAGCTGCGCCACCAGCCTCGGCTTGGAGAAGCCGGCTGGGACCTG GTGAGCGGCCTGCCTGCCAGGACCCCCCAGTATGAACTCTGCGGGCTCCTCCCATCCACAGCCTACACCCTGCAAATGCGCTGTACCCGCTGGCGCCTGCCCG ACCAGGCTGGGGCAGAGCCAATCCTCTGTGACACCACGGAGCTGAACTGTACCTTCCAACTGCCTTCAGAAGCCCGGGAG atgaggaatctgaggctcagatgttgtcttacccaaggtcacccagctt GCCcacccctgggcagactccacaCCACCGCTCGAGACCCTCATAGCCTCTGGGTGGGCTGGGAGCCCCCCCGTCCTCAACCTCAGGGCTATGTGATTGAGTGGGGCCTCAGTCCCCCCAGCCCCAACGGCAGTCCTATGACCTGGAGGATGGAGCACAACGGAAGCATTGCAGGAACCTTGCTGCAGG AGAACATCAGGCCCTTTCAGCTCTACGAGATCACTGTGACCCCCCTGTACCAGGACACCAAGGGACCCTCCCAGCACATCTATGCCTACTCCCAAGAGATGG CCCCCTCCCACGGCCCAGAGTTGCATCTCAGGCACATTGGCAAGACGTGGGCCCAGCTGGAGTGGGTGCCCGAGGCCCCTGAGCTGGGGAAGAGCCCCCTTACCCACTACACCATCTTCTGGACCAACACTCAGGACCAGTCTTTCT CCACTGTCCTGAATGCCTCCACCCATAGCTTTGTCCTCCATGGCCTGGAGCCTTCCAGCTTGTACCATGTTCAACTCGTGGCCGCCAGCCAGGCGTGGACCGCCAACAGTACAAGCCTCACCCTGATGACCTTGACTCTAG AGGAGTCTGAGCTGCACATCCTCCTGGGCCTGTTTGGCCTCCTGGTCTTGCTCATCTGCCTCTGTGGGGCTGCCCAGTTCTGCTGCAGACCCAG CAGGAAGTACTCCCTCTGGCCGAGTGTCCCAGACCCAGCCCGCAGCAGTCTGGGTTCCTGGGTGCCAACCATCACGGCagag GATATCTTTCAGCTGCCCAGCCTTCAGGACCCCGGCATGCCACCCATCACCAAGATCATGGtgctggaggaggaagagaagaagccACGGCCCTGCGAGTCCAGTGACAGCTCAGGGACCGGTAGCCTCTCCACCCTTGTCCAGGCCTATGTGCTCCAGGGGGACCCAAGAGTACCTTCCACTCAGCCTCCGCCCCAGTCTGGCAACAGCGACCAGGTGCTTTATGTGCAGGTGCTAGGCAGCCCCACAGGCCCAGGGCCTGGGCACTACCTCCGCTGCGACTCAACTCAGCCCCTCTTGGAGGGCCTCACCCCCAGTCCCAAGTCCTACGAGAACGTCTGGTTCCAGACCAGCCCCCTGGGGGCCCCAGAGCCCCTAGTCCCACATCCGGAGGATGACAGTATCTTTGAGCCTCTGCTTGACTTTCCTCTACTACAAGGACTCCGGGTCAGTGGGGCGGAGGGTCTTGGGGGCTTCTAG
- the CSF3R gene encoding granulocyte colony-stimulating factor receptor isoform X5 yields MVGLGAWSLVGAALIILLLPRSLEQCGHILLSAPTVRLGDQVTATCIITQNCSHLGTEWRIVWKLEPELHPRERQRHLPNGTLQSTITLPHVSHSRVLLSCCLHWGNSLQILDQAELQAGYPPTAPHNLSCLMNLTTNSLICQWEPGPDTHLSTSFTLKSFKSQDKCQTQKDSIPDCVPEDGQSHCAIPRKHLQLYQNMSIWVQARNALGTSISPKLCLAPMDVVKLEPPTLWALEPSPAVAPPQPGCLRLRWETWKPSLYIEQKCELRHQPRLGEAGWDLVSGLPARTPQYELCGLLPSTAYTLQMRCTRWRLPDQAGAEPILCDTTELNCTFQLPSEAREVILKAYNTAGTSHPTRVVFLESRGPPLGRLHTTARDPHSLWVGWEPPRPQPQGYVIEWGLSPPSPNGSPMTWRMEHNGSIAGTLLQENIRPFQLYEITVTPLYQDTKGPSQHIYAYSQEMAPSHGPELHLRHIGKTWAQLEWVPEAPELGKSPLTHYTIFWTNTQDQSFSTVLNASTHSFVLHGLEPSSLYHVQLVAASQAWTANSTSLTLMTLTLEESELHILLGLFGLLVLLICLCGAAQFCCRPSRKYSLWPSVPDPARSSLGSWVPTITAEDIFQLPSLQDPGMPPITKIMVLEEEEKKPRPCESSDSSGTGSLSTLVQAYVLQGDPRVPSTQPPPQSGNSDQVLYVQVLGSPTGPGPGHYLRCDSTQPLLEGLTPSPKSYENVWFQTSPLGAPEPLVPHPEDDSIFEPLLDFPLLQGLRVSGAEGLGGF; encoded by the exons ATGGTGGGGctgggagcctggagcctggtgggagctGCTCTGATCATCCTGCTGCTCCCCAGAA GCCTGGAGCAGTGTGGGCATATCCTCCTCTCAGCCCCCACCGTCCGCCTGGGAGATCAAGTCACGGCCACCTGCATCATCACCCAGAACTGCAGCCACCTGGGCACCGAATGGCGGATTGTATGGAAACTGGAACCGGAGCTTCATCCCAGGGAGAGGCAGCGGCACCTGCCGAATGGGACCCTGCAGTCCACCATCACCTTGCCCCATGTCAGCCACTCTCGGGTCCTGCTCTCCTGCTGCCTGCACTGGGGCAACAGCCTCCAGATCCTGGACCAGGCTGAGCTGCAGGCGGGCT ACCCTCCCACTGCACCCCACAACCTATCCTGCCTCATGAACCTCACAACCAACAGCCTCATCTGCCAGTGGGAGCCAGGCCCTGACACCCACCTGTCCACAAGCTTCACCCTGAAGAGCTTCAA GAGCCAGGACAAATGCCAGACGCAGAAGGATTCCATCCCTGACTGCGTGCCGGAGGACGGGCAGAGCCACTGCGCCATCCCCCGCAAACACCTGCAGCTGTACCAGAACATGAGCATCTGGGTGCAGGCCAGGAACGCGCTGGGGACCAGCATTTCCCCGAAGCTCTGCCTTGCTCCCATGGACGTTG TGAAACTGGAGCCCCCCACACTGTGGGCCCTGGAGCCCAGCCCTGCGgtggccccaccccagccaggctGCCTGAGGCTGCGCTGGGAGACCTGGAAGCCAAGCCTGTACATAGAACAGAAGTGTGAGCTGCGCCACCAGCCTCGGCTTGGAGAAGCCGGCTGGGACCTG GTGAGCGGCCTGCCTGCCAGGACCCCCCAGTATGAACTCTGCGGGCTCCTCCCATCCACAGCCTACACCCTGCAAATGCGCTGTACCCGCTGGCGCCTGCCCG ACCAGGCTGGGGCAGAGCCAATCCTCTGTGACACCACGGAGCTGAACTGTACCTTCCAACTGCCTTCAGAAGCCCGGGAGGTGATCCTTAAGGCCTATAACACAGCTGGGACCTCGCATCCCACCCGCGTGGTCTTCTTGGAAAGCAGAG GCCcacccctgggcagactccacaCCACCGCTCGAGACCCTCATAGCCTCTGGGTGGGCTGGGAGCCCCCCCGTCCTCAACCTCAGGGCTATGTGATTGAGTGGGGCCTCAGTCCCCCCAGCCCCAACGGCAGTCCTATGACCTGGAGGATGGAGCACAACGGAAGCATTGCAGGAACCTTGCTGCAGG AGAACATCAGGCCCTTTCAGCTCTACGAGATCACTGTGACCCCCCTGTACCAGGACACCAAGGGACCCTCCCAGCACATCTATGCCTACTCCCAAGAGATGG CCCCCTCCCACGGCCCAGAGTTGCATCTCAGGCACATTGGCAAGACGTGGGCCCAGCTGGAGTGGGTGCCCGAGGCCCCTGAGCTGGGGAAGAGCCCCCTTACCCACTACACCATCTTCTGGACCAACACTCAGGACCAGTCTTTCT CCACTGTCCTGAATGCCTCCACCCATAGCTTTGTCCTCCATGGCCTGGAGCCTTCCAGCTTGTACCATGTTCAACTCGTGGCCGCCAGCCAGGCGTGGACCGCCAACAGTACAAGCCTCACCCTGATGACCTTGACTCTAG AGGAGTCTGAGCTGCACATCCTCCTGGGCCTGTTTGGCCTCCTGGTCTTGCTCATCTGCCTCTGTGGGGCTGCCCAGTTCTGCTGCAGACCCAG CAGGAAGTACTCCCTCTGGCCGAGTGTCCCAGACCCAGCCCGCAGCAGTCTGGGTTCCTGGGTGCCAACCATCACGGCagag GATATCTTTCAGCTGCCCAGCCTTCAGGACCCCGGCATGCCACCCATCACCAAGATCATGGtgctggaggaggaagagaagaagccACGGCCCTGCGAGTCCAGTGACAGCTCAGGGACCGGTAGCCTCTCCACCCTTGTCCAGGCCTATGTGCTCCAGGGGGACCCAAGAGTACCTTCCACTCAGCCTCCGCCCCAGTCTGGCAACAGCGACCAGGTGCTTTATGTGCAGGTGCTAGGCAGCCCCACAGGCCCAGGGCCTGGGCACTACCTCCGCTGCGACTCAACTCAGCCCCTCTTGGAGGGCCTCACCCCCAGTCCCAAGTCCTACGAGAACGTCTGGTTCCAGACCAGCCCCCTGGGGGCCCCAGAGCCCCTAGTCCCACATCCGGAGGATGACAGTATCTTTGAGCCTCTGCTTGACTTTCCTCTACTACAAGGACTCCGGGTCAGTGGGGCGGAGGGTCTTGGGGGCTTCTAG
- the CSF3R gene encoding granulocyte colony-stimulating factor receptor isoform X8: MVGLGAWSLVGAALIILLLPRSLEQCGHILLSAPTVRLGDQVTATCIITQNCSHLGTEWRIVWKLEPELHPRERQRHLPNGTLQSTITLPHVSHSRVLLSCCLHWGNSLQILDQAELQAGYPPTAPHNLSCLMNLTTNSLICQWEPGPDTHLSTSFTLKSFKSQDKCQTQKDSIPDCVPEDGQSHCAIPRKHLQLYQNMSIWVQARNALGTSISPKLCLAPMDVVKLEPPTLWALEPSPAVAPPQPGCLRLRWETWKPSLYIEQKCELRHQPRLGEAGWDLVSGLPARTPQYELCGLLPSTAYTLQMRCTRWRLPDQAGAEPILCDTTELNCTFQLPSEAREMRNLRLRCCLTQGHPACPPLGRLHTTARDPHSLWVGWEPPRPQPQGYVIEWGLSPPSPNGSPMTWRMEHNGSIAGTLLQENIRPFQLYEITVTPLYQDTKGPSQHIYAYSQEMAPSHGPELHLRHIGKTWAQLEWVPEAPELGKSPLTHYTIFWTNTQDQSFSTVLNASTHSFVLHGLEPSSLYHVQLVAASQAWTANSTSLTLMTLTLEESELHILLGLFGLLVLLICLCGAAQFCCRPRKYSLWPSVPDPARSSLGSWVPTITAEDIFQLPSLQDPGMPPITKIMVLEEEEKKPRPCESSDSSGTGSLSTLVQAYVLQGDPRVPSTQPPPQSGNSDQVLYVQVLGSPTGPGPGHYLRCDSTQPLLEGLTPSPKSYENVWFQTSPLGAPEPLVPHPEDDSIFEPLLDFPLLQGLRVSGAEGLGGF, encoded by the exons ATGGTGGGGctgggagcctggagcctggtgggagctGCTCTGATCATCCTGCTGCTCCCCAGAA GCCTGGAGCAGTGTGGGCATATCCTCCTCTCAGCCCCCACCGTCCGCCTGGGAGATCAAGTCACGGCCACCTGCATCATCACCCAGAACTGCAGCCACCTGGGCACCGAATGGCGGATTGTATGGAAACTGGAACCGGAGCTTCATCCCAGGGAGAGGCAGCGGCACCTGCCGAATGGGACCCTGCAGTCCACCATCACCTTGCCCCATGTCAGCCACTCTCGGGTCCTGCTCTCCTGCTGCCTGCACTGGGGCAACAGCCTCCAGATCCTGGACCAGGCTGAGCTGCAGGCGGGCT ACCCTCCCACTGCACCCCACAACCTATCCTGCCTCATGAACCTCACAACCAACAGCCTCATCTGCCAGTGGGAGCCAGGCCCTGACACCCACCTGTCCACAAGCTTCACCCTGAAGAGCTTCAA GAGCCAGGACAAATGCCAGACGCAGAAGGATTCCATCCCTGACTGCGTGCCGGAGGACGGGCAGAGCCACTGCGCCATCCCCCGCAAACACCTGCAGCTGTACCAGAACATGAGCATCTGGGTGCAGGCCAGGAACGCGCTGGGGACCAGCATTTCCCCGAAGCTCTGCCTTGCTCCCATGGACGTTG TGAAACTGGAGCCCCCCACACTGTGGGCCCTGGAGCCCAGCCCTGCGgtggccccaccccagccaggctGCCTGAGGCTGCGCTGGGAGACCTGGAAGCCAAGCCTGTACATAGAACAGAAGTGTGAGCTGCGCCACCAGCCTCGGCTTGGAGAAGCCGGCTGGGACCTG GTGAGCGGCCTGCCTGCCAGGACCCCCCAGTATGAACTCTGCGGGCTCCTCCCATCCACAGCCTACACCCTGCAAATGCGCTGTACCCGCTGGCGCCTGCCCG ACCAGGCTGGGGCAGAGCCAATCCTCTGTGACACCACGGAGCTGAACTGTACCTTCCAACTGCCTTCAGAAGCCCGGGAG atgaggaatctgaggctcagatgttgtcttacccaaggtcacccagctt GCCcacccctgggcagactccacaCCACCGCTCGAGACCCTCATAGCCTCTGGGTGGGCTGGGAGCCCCCCCGTCCTCAACCTCAGGGCTATGTGATTGAGTGGGGCCTCAGTCCCCCCAGCCCCAACGGCAGTCCTATGACCTGGAGGATGGAGCACAACGGAAGCATTGCAGGAACCTTGCTGCAGG AGAACATCAGGCCCTTTCAGCTCTACGAGATCACTGTGACCCCCCTGTACCAGGACACCAAGGGACCCTCCCAGCACATCTATGCCTACTCCCAAGAGATGG CCCCCTCCCACGGCCCAGAGTTGCATCTCAGGCACATTGGCAAGACGTGGGCCCAGCTGGAGTGGGTGCCCGAGGCCCCTGAGCTGGGGAAGAGCCCCCTTACCCACTACACCATCTTCTGGACCAACACTCAGGACCAGTCTTTCT CCACTGTCCTGAATGCCTCCACCCATAGCTTTGTCCTCCATGGCCTGGAGCCTTCCAGCTTGTACCATGTTCAACTCGTGGCCGCCAGCCAGGCGTGGACCGCCAACAGTACAAGCCTCACCCTGATGACCTTGACTCTAG AGGAGTCTGAGCTGCACATCCTCCTGGGCCTGTTTGGCCTCCTGGTCTTGCTCATCTGCCTCTGTGGGGCTGCCCAGTTCTGCTGCAGACCCAG GAAGTACTCCCTCTGGCCGAGTGTCCCAGACCCAGCCCGCAGCAGTCTGGGTTCCTGGGTGCCAACCATCACGGCagag GATATCTTTCAGCTGCCCAGCCTTCAGGACCCCGGCATGCCACCCATCACCAAGATCATGGtgctggaggaggaagagaagaagccACGGCCCTGCGAGTCCAGTGACAGCTCAGGGACCGGTAGCCTCTCCACCCTTGTCCAGGCCTATGTGCTCCAGGGGGACCCAAGAGTACCTTCCACTCAGCCTCCGCCCCAGTCTGGCAACAGCGACCAGGTGCTTTATGTGCAGGTGCTAGGCAGCCCCACAGGCCCAGGGCCTGGGCACTACCTCCGCTGCGACTCAACTCAGCCCCTCTTGGAGGGCCTCACCCCCAGTCCCAAGTCCTACGAGAACGTCTGGTTCCAGACCAGCCCCCTGGGGGCCCCAGAGCCCCTAGTCCCACATCCGGAGGATGACAGTATCTTTGAGCCTCTGCTTGACTTTCCTCTACTACAAGGACTCCGGGTCAGTGGGGCGGAGGGTCTTGGGGGCTTCTAG